DNA sequence from the Saimiri boliviensis isolate mSaiBol1 chromosome 5, mSaiBol1.pri, whole genome shotgun sequence genome:
AGAAGTCATCCAAATCTGAGTGGGAACTAAATGGGTTAATACATGAAATTGTCCAGAATGAGTGAGCAGAATGCAAAGATAAGTGAGCCACTGATACCCACAACAATCCAACTTTTAAGGGCgtggacagaggaagagaagtcCAGGTGACTTTAGTTGGACACTAAAAGCAAATATGGTGATATATTTTCCTTCCATGATAGAATTATTCTTAGAATCACTACTCTTGATCATTATACTTTTGAAGATCATTTAAAATCTACTGTTTTGCAATATTCTCTTGACTAGAAAATTAAATTCTACCTAGCACTATTATCAACCAAACTCAACTCATATCTGCCCTCTGAAGTCCTACAACCTTTGAAGTttgaagccagctgatgtgaaccCACTCAGCTCTCTTCTTGGATTAGATTCCCAGTTCCTTCAACAGTCTGTTATATGATGATTTTCAGCATTCATTTCTAGCAGTCCTCTCCTGGACATAACTACAATTTGCCCACAAGCACAGCAAGCCATCCTCtggaagttattttattttatttttttgagatggagtctcactctgttgctaggctggagttcagtggcacagtcttggctcactgcaacctccacctgccaggttcaagtgattctcctgcctcagcctccggagtagctgggattataagcatgcgccaccacacccagctaatttttgtatttttcgtagagatggggtttcaccatgttttccaggatggtctcgatctcatgaactcatgatccacccacctgagcctcccaaagtactaagattacagggtgtgagccaccatgcccggttgcCATTCTCTGAAAGTATTAGAATACTCATGCACAGAACACTAGAATTATCACATTTCTTGTTCTGGAGACTACACTTCTATTAATACAGCCTAAAAGTAAGCTTATGAGCAACATTGAACTATTAGCTGTTTGAGTACATGGCTAACTAAAATGtacttccccctcccccagcatAAACATGTAGCCAACTCTTCTCTCACCAGTCTGTACTTTTCCAATTGATTTTTGTTTAGCCTAATTGTAGGTTTCacatttctgctttcttcttttactcATAGGAAAACCTTTGGCCCTTTCATCATGGTGCATGAAACGGCCAAGACACctgataatggaaaaaaaaattatagacaaatATCTAGCAACCATCAGACCATGGTGAATATAAAGAATAGACCCTCATGAAACTCCAGGCCTATGGAGAATATTTTGATCCAGCTACAAGCTTCTGGTTCTATTCTCAATGTCCAAGTTTAATAAGGAAATGGATTAAAGATAGGACATGTGGTAGCCATTGCATGACTAGTTAATTCTACTTTTCCTGAATTGCCTGCTTATTGATTGTAACTATTTTTCCATTCTCCTGTGAAATCTCTAGATCATGAAAAGTTCAAGTTCCTTCAGTGGCACAGGACAGGGGCTCAGTGAAACCCTCGGTCAAATGTGAAGAGAAAAATTCTTACACGCTTAGGAAAGATATGGCATAGAAATCAAATCAACCTCAGACAGGTAGCATTGCCATATGGTACCTCCAGCGAAAGACAGGTAGCATTGCCATATGGTACCTCCAGTTGAAGGcagaggacacgaactcatcaagGAGGCCATCTGCTCAGTTCTGGGCTTTTCCCAAAGAGGAAGGAATGCCATGTCCACTCTTTGTGAAGCCAAGGTATCAAGATTGGTTCGCTATAGTTCTCCCATCCTCACTCATCTTCCTATCTGTGCCCTATTAATGGACAGGGCCTTACTGTTTGATGCATTTGCTGAAGCCAAAACTAGTTGGGTTTGGATTCTGGCTCTACAGGGACCCGTGGCCTTCAGGAAACTTAACCTGTctataaaatgaagttaataGCAGTCTATATCTGAGTTGTGAGCAAATAACACTTGTTAATATCTATAAATCCCTCAGAGCAGAGCCAAGCACATATGATGGACTCAGTAACCATTAGATACTATTTCTTCAGTGTTCCTTGGCTCCAACTCATTTCTAACACAGGTAAAGGTCCTCTATTGCTCGTTTGGCTTCCCCAGTATAGATAAGTCAGGGCTGAGTGAGCTGTTAGCACGCAGATGGGTGAAGACTTCTTAAGGAAACAGTGTTAAGGTTGTAGGCCACATGGTAGAACACAATTGCTATGGTCCCAAATTTCTATTGACTGGGAAGACAAGGCAATTTCCTCCTGCATACATTTTATTCACACATGCTACATCTCACTACAGATCACACTGTCGGGAAGATGGCTGAGGGGAAGCTAGGGTTGTCAAGGTGATCCTTGCTTCAGCCCTGTTATGCACCAAAGTAGTAAACAGCCAAAAAGACTAGGGTAAACCGGGTAAAGGTGAGGAGGAAACGTGGTACAGGGTGTAGAAGGCAGTTCAGTCAGGCAGGCAGCAGTTCTAGCcaatcaacattttatttttcaagtcaaCACCTGCACAGATGTTACTGTCCACTTCCTGACCCTGGTAGGAGGTCCCACTACACTTGGACCACCCAGAGGAGCAGTAAGGAAGCCCCTCATCTCAAGACAGAGCGCATGTTCACCAACTCCAGCGCTGGCGCATGTGCTGTGGGATCCCGGCTCTCCTGCATCATGAAAGGCCGGGCTGAATGGGGCAAGGATGCAGTGAAGGTTACACAGACTACAGTGACCTAAGAGTGTAACTACTGGCCTGACCCACCGCCCCAGGTTTACTCTTTACTTTCCAGACCAGGAGCCTCCCTAAAGCTTGGCCAATGCCCATGGGATAGGAGTTGGCAAAGGGTGGGGTTGAGCTGCTAAGGACAGGACACAGCAGGGAAATAAAGCAGAGAGTAACGCAAGACaggagagaaaaattataaagtgcCTGAACTAAACAACCAAGTGGGACACGAGGGCAGAGCAGCACAGGTCCCTGAGgataggaggaaaaagaaagggccAGACCACCAGGGCTTGGGGCATAGTGGAATGACAGTAGAGATGAGGCAGGGAGGCAAGCGCAGGCTGTGGGAAGGACTTCCCTAGCCCTGTTCACATCCACTAAcccaaatggaaaattatttacaaatttaaaaccaATCCTAGGCACAGGTACTGCACCATGCCCAGgacagcaggcaggcaggcagagggtGGAATGGCTACCATCCGACAACCAGCTTCCCCGCGCACTGCCCATCCCGAGTGGGAGGCAAAGGAGGAAACAGCAACATTCCAAGCCAGGAAGCCCTACTGTGCCTGCAGCTCCTTCCCCAATGGCTCATGGCTCTGCCACGGCCCGAGCTTCTTGGTCTGACTGTACCAGAGAATGGGTGTCAGGCCCCAGGGGTGGAGCATCAGGGGTTTTTTGGGGTGTCCCTGGCTCCAAGCCCAGCTCTGCATtcagctgctccagctccccCTGATCCAGCAACTCAAAGTCCTCAGTGGTGAGTGCCTCTTCTTCCTCAGgggcaggcaggggctggggtgaGTCCTGGGAAACAGGTGGGAGAATGGAGGGGGAGGGGGCCGGGTCACTTTCAGCAAGGCAAAGTGGGGGTGACAGGGTGCTGGGCGGAGCAGTGAGGTCACCACTCACTGTCTCTGGGCTCAGTGTCTCCACCGGTCCTCCAGGGGTGCATTTCACTCCATCTGAAGGGGACCCTGCCCCATTGAAGTGCGTGTTCACAAAGTGAAGTGGGGATGAGAGCCGAAGCAAGGTTTCCTTAGCTGCCacatcatcttcctcttcctctgagtCCAGGGCTTGCCTTGACAGGGCTTGAGGACGGCTCAGTAGGTCTTCAGGCGGGgccagctctgcctcctctccctctcctaggTCCCGGCTTAAGGTCTCCTCTGGCTCACTTGGCAGGCTCTGCTGGTCCAAATCTGTACAGAGAACAAAGAATTAAGAatggtggccgggtgtggtggcttacgcctgtaatcccatcactttgggaggctgaggtgggtggatcatgaggtcaggagatcaaaaccattctggccaacatggtgaaaccctgtctccactaaaatacaaaatattagctgggtgtggtggtgtgtgcctgtagttccagccactccagaggctgaggcaggggaattgcttgaacaagagaggtgaaggttgcaatgagccaagatggcaccactgcactccagcctggcaacagagtgagattctgtttaaaaaaaaaaaaaaaaggaacgggGAATGGGCCTGCTAGGGTCTTTTAGGAGCTGAGTAGAATTAGAGAATCAGTAGGCCAGAGAGCACAGCAAGTACCCATGGTAGGAAACAGGAAGATcaggggagggtgaggaggggccAGCAAAGGGCTCCCCATACCCTCAGAGACATCAGTCAGTTGCGGAGTTGTGGCCCGGGATACGGAGAAGCCACCACTCTCCAAGATAGAAGCCTCTTCATCTGACAGCTCTGAGTCTGTAATGGCCAAAGCCAATGCTGTTTTCTTCACATCCACCTACAGGAGAGCCAAGATGAACACGACACATGAGGGGGTAAGAGAACAAATTTGTCAGGGGCATCCCCTCTCCCAAACCTCTGGCTTCCACCTCCTTTAGAGGTGGCAGCTCCAAAGCAGAAAGATGTTTCCTCTGGCTTTCTATTTGACACCCCCGTCTTCCCTGGACCTCACCACTGGGGAGAAGCCAGCCAGCTCTGCCTCGCTTTCACTCTCTGTCTCCGCCAGTGGCTCATCACCTCCTGGGGGTGCATTCTTCCCCTGCCGCTCTAGAAAAGCAAGAGTAGTAGGGCAGTGACCAAGCATGAATGATGGGAGGGGAGAAAGATCTAAATTCCAGGGCACCTCATGAGCCACAAGCCAAGGCCCTCCCCGTCTTTCACCCTCCCATTATGGGAGCCCCTTACTCCTCTTGTCGTGTTTGTGATGCAAGGCATTGGCTTCTGCCTTCATGCTGTAGTCCAGCTGCATGAGCAGGGGCTCCAGGCGAGTGTACATCCTCTGGATCAGCTCATGATAAACCACCAGGGGCCACAGCAGGATACTCAACACTATGGGTTAAGAAAGTCAACTAAGAGCTCCCTA
Encoded proteins:
- the RETREG2 gene encoding reticulophagy regulator 2 isoform X2; the encoded protein is MASGGGGGNTGASGGPGMGLSLGLGLGLSLGMGEATGEAEEEAATAEAVGRLATTLWLRLRSWEAVLAAAQRLLVWEKPLHSLVTAAALNGLFWLLSSSSLRPFFLLSVSLLAYFLLDLWQPRFLPDVSASSPEEPHSDSEGAGSGARPHLLSVPELCRYLAESWLTFQIHLQELLQYKRQNPAQFCVRVCSGCAVLAVLGHYVPGIMISYIVLLSILLWPLVVYHELIQRMYTRLEPLLMQLDYSMKAEANALHHKHDKRKRQGKNAPPGGDEPLAETESESEAELAGFSPVVDVKKTALALAITDSELSDEEASILESGGFSVSRATTPQLTDVSEDLDQQSLPSEPEETLSRDLGEGEEAELAPPEDLLSRPQALSRQALDSEEEEDDVAAKETLLRLSSPLHFVNTHFNGAGSPSDGVKCTPGGPVETLSPETDSPQPLPAPEEEEALTTEDFELLDQGELEQLNAELGLEPGTPQKTPDAPPLGPDTHSLVQSDQEARAVAEP
- the RETREG2 gene encoding reticulophagy regulator 2 isoform X1, whose protein sequence is MASGGGGGNTGASGGPGMGLSLGLGLGLSLGMGEATGEAEEEAATAEAVGRLATTLWLRLRSWEAVLAAAQRLLVWEKPLHSLVTAAALNGLFWLLSSSSLRPFFLLSVSLLAYFLLDLWQPRFLPDVSASSPEEPHSDSEGAGSGARPHLLSVPELCRYLAESWLTFQIHLQELLQYKRQNPAQFCVRVCSGCAVLAVLGHYVPGIMISYIVLLSILLWPLVVYHELIQRMYTRLEPLLMQLDYSMKAEANALHHKHDKRKRQGKNAPPGGDEPLAETESESEAELAGFSPVVDVKKTALALAITDSELSDEEASILESGGFSVSRATTPQLTDVSEDLDQQSLPSEPEETLSRDLGEGEEAELAPPEDLLSRPQALSRQALDSEEEEDDVAAKETLLRLSSPLHFVNTHFNGAGSPSDGVKCTPGGPVETLSPETVSGDLTAPPSTLSPPLCLAESDPAPSPSILPPVSQDSPQPLPAPEEEEALTTEDFELLDQGELEQLNAELGLEPGTPQKTPDAPPLGPDTHSLVQSDQEARAVAEP